In Pseudomonas lalkuanensis, the following are encoded in one genomic region:
- a CDS encoding nitrite/sulfite reductase, with translation MYHYDDYDRALVQERVAQFRDQVARRISGELSEEEFLPLRLQNGLYLQKHAYMLRVAIPYGTLSSNQLRCLAHIAREHDRGYGHFTTRQNIQFNWIELAEVPDILQQLADVEMHAIQTSGNCVRNITTEAFAGVAADELLDPRPLAEILRQWSTINPEFLFLPRKFKIALCAAEEDRAAVQMHDIGLYLYRDEAGEMRLRVMVGGGLGRTPILSQQIRDGLHWRHLLSYVEAILRVYNRHGRRDNKYKARIKILVKALGIDAFAREVEAEWQHLKDGPAELTEDEYQRVAASFDAPSYVPLDDADLGFGTHLARDPAFARWCARSLQPHKVPGYAAVVLSTKPGPDAPPGDVTAAQMDAVADWAERFGFGEIRIAHEQNLVLPDVRKADLHALWLLACERGLATANVGLLTDIIACPGGDYCSLANAKSIPIAQAIQARFVDPEALQDLGELSLNISGCMNACGHHHIGNIGILGVDKGGSEWYQITLGGAQGMDSELGKVIGPSFSADEVPDVIEKVVATFRDYREPDERFVDTVRRIGLEPFKERVYAKAEVPA, from the coding sequence ACCACTACGACGACTACGACCGCGCCCTGGTGCAGGAGCGCGTGGCGCAATTCCGCGACCAGGTGGCGCGGCGTATCAGCGGCGAGCTGAGCGAGGAAGAGTTCCTGCCGCTGCGCCTGCAGAACGGCCTCTACCTGCAGAAGCACGCCTACATGCTGCGGGTCGCCATTCCCTACGGCACCCTGTCGTCGAACCAGCTGCGCTGCCTGGCACATATCGCCCGCGAGCACGACCGTGGCTACGGCCATTTCACCACCCGGCAGAACATCCAGTTCAACTGGATCGAACTGGCTGAAGTGCCCGACATCCTGCAGCAGCTGGCCGATGTGGAAATGCATGCCATCCAGACCTCCGGCAACTGCGTTCGCAACATCACCACCGAGGCCTTTGCCGGGGTGGCGGCCGATGAACTGCTGGACCCGCGCCCGTTGGCGGAAATCCTCCGCCAGTGGTCCACCATCAACCCGGAATTCCTCTTCCTGCCGCGCAAGTTCAAGATCGCCCTCTGCGCCGCCGAGGAGGACCGTGCCGCCGTGCAGATGCACGATATCGGCCTCTACCTGTATCGCGACGAAGCGGGCGAAATGCGCCTGCGGGTGATGGTGGGCGGCGGGCTCGGGCGCACGCCGATCCTCAGCCAGCAGATCCGCGACGGCCTGCACTGGCGCCACCTGCTGTCCTATGTCGAGGCCATCCTGCGGGTCTACAACCGGCATGGCCGGCGCGACAACAAGTACAAGGCGCGGATCAAGATCCTGGTGAAGGCGCTGGGCATCGACGCCTTCGCCCGCGAGGTGGAAGCCGAGTGGCAGCACCTGAAGGATGGTCCCGCCGAGCTGACCGAAGACGAGTACCAGCGGGTCGCCGCCAGCTTCGATGCGCCGTCCTATGTCCCGCTCGATGACGCCGATCTCGGTTTCGGCACTCATCTGGCGCGGGACCCGGCTTTCGCCCGATGGTGCGCGCGCAGCTTGCAGCCACACAAGGTGCCGGGCTACGCCGCCGTGGTGCTGTCCACCAAGCCGGGGCCGGACGCGCCACCCGGTGACGTCACCGCCGCGCAGATGGACGCGGTGGCCGACTGGGCCGAGCGTTTCGGCTTCGGTGAAATCCGCATCGCCCACGAACAGAACCTGGTGCTGCCCGACGTACGCAAGGCGGACCTGCACGCGCTCTGGCTGCTGGCCTGCGAACGGGGGCTGGCGACGGCCAATGTCGGCCTGCTCACCGACATCATTGCCTGCCCGGGGGGCGACTACTGCTCCCTGGCCAACGCCAAGTCCATCCCCATCGCCCAGGCCATCCAGGCGCGTTTCGTCGATCCGGAGGCACTCCAGGACCTGGGCGAGCTGAGCCTGAACATCTCAGGCTGCATGAACGCCTGCGGCCACCACCACATCGGCAACATCGGCATCCTCGGTGTGGATAAGGGCGGCAGCGAGTGGTACCAGATCACCCTCGGCGGCGCCCAGGGCATGGACAGCGAGCTGGGCAAGGTGATCGGCCCTTCCTTCAGTGCCGACGAGGTGCCGGATGTCATCGAGAAGGTGGTGGCGACCTTCCGCGACTACCGCGAACCGGATGAACGCTTCGTCGACACGGTGCGGCGCATCGGCCTGGAGCCCTTCAAGGAACGGGTCTACGCCAAGGCGGAGGTGCCGGCATGA
- a CDS encoding DUF934 domain-containing protein, with the protein MNNLIRLLDGQAQLVESDPWTLVRESGEALPDGALILPLALWHEREGRDGLLLQPDDEVEPLAPLLSEALPLIAVEFPSFRDGRGYSQAYLLRVRLGWRGELRAVGDVLRDQLSHMRQCGFDAFAVREDKSAEDALKGLAGVSVLYGRSVIEPKPLFRRR; encoded by the coding sequence ATGAACAACCTGATCAGGCTGCTGGACGGCCAGGCGCAACTGGTGGAGAGCGACCCTTGGACCCTGGTGCGCGAGTCCGGCGAAGCCTTGCCGGACGGCGCGTTGATCCTGCCGTTGGCGCTCTGGCACGAGCGGGAAGGACGCGATGGCCTGCTGCTGCAACCGGATGACGAGGTGGAGCCGCTGGCGCCGCTGCTGTCGGAAGCGCTGCCGCTGATCGCCGTGGAGTTCCCCAGCTTCCGCGACGGCCGTGGCTACAGCCAGGCCTACCTGTTGCGGGTGCGCCTCGGCTGGCGTGGCGAACTGCGCGCGGTGGGTGATGTGCTGCGGGATCAGCTCAGCCACATGCGCCAGTGCGGCTTCGATGCCTTTGCCGTGCGCGAGGACAAATCCGCCGAGGATGCATTGAAGGGACTGGCCGGCGTGAGTGTGCTGTACGGCCGCTCCGTGATAGAGCCAAAGCCCTTGTTCCGCCGTCGCTGA
- a CDS encoding TerC family protein, giving the protein MEWILDPTAWLGLLTLIVLEIVLGIDNLVFIAILADKLPPHQRDRARLIGLSLALIMRLGLLASISWLVTLTTPLFEVFGKSFSGRDLIMLFGGVFLLFKATMELHERLEGRVHSQGGSRSYALFWPVVAQIVVLDAVFSLDAVITAVGMVEHLEVMMIAVVVSIGLMIIASKPLTAFVNAHPTVIMLCLGFLMMIGFSLTAEGLGFHIPKGYLYAAIGFSLLIEAANQLVRWRRKRQLQGDRSVRERTAHAVLRLLGGRGVEAEEVGEEIADLVGADDAGKVPFDRRERIMISGVLGLADRPIRTLMTNRSEVERIDLDEPREVICDALLRSPHSRLLVIRGGDVDEPLGYVHKKELLRDLLQGQSPDFEQLLRVPPNLPESASVLGALEEMRKASTHVAFVVNEFGGFEGLLTMTDILESIAGELPDASEVDGLDIEPCDGGWKVSGAVNLSLLGERLGFAARPGEDYQTLAGLAMSLLDRLPVRGDALEVEGWQLEVIEVKERRVNRLFLRPIAQMG; this is encoded by the coding sequence ATGGAATGGATACTTGACCCCACGGCCTGGCTGGGCCTGCTCACCCTTATCGTCCTGGAGATCGTCCTCGGCATCGACAACCTGGTGTTCATCGCCATCCTGGCCGACAAGCTGCCGCCCCATCAGCGCGACCGCGCGCGCCTGATCGGCCTGTCCCTGGCGCTGATCATGCGCCTGGGCCTGCTGGCGAGCATTTCCTGGCTCGTCACCCTCACCACGCCGCTGTTCGAGGTATTCGGCAAGAGCTTCTCCGGCCGCGACCTGATCATGCTCTTCGGCGGTGTGTTCCTGTTGTTCAAGGCCACCATGGAACTGCACGAGCGCCTGGAAGGCCGGGTCCACAGCCAGGGCGGCAGCCGCTCCTACGCCCTGTTCTGGCCGGTGGTGGCGCAGATCGTGGTGCTGGACGCGGTGTTCTCCCTGGACGCGGTGATTACCGCCGTGGGCATGGTGGAGCACCTGGAAGTGATGATGATCGCCGTGGTCGTCTCCATCGGCCTGATGATCATCGCCAGCAAGCCGCTGACTGCCTTCGTCAACGCCCACCCGACGGTGATCATGCTGTGCCTGGGCTTCCTGATGATGATCGGCTTCAGCCTGACCGCCGAAGGCCTGGGCTTCCATATCCCGAAGGGCTACCTGTACGCCGCCATCGGCTTCTCGTTGCTGATCGAGGCCGCCAACCAGCTGGTGCGCTGGCGCCGCAAGCGCCAGCTCCAGGGTGACCGCAGCGTGCGTGAGCGCACGGCCCACGCGGTGTTGCGCCTGCTGGGCGGCCGTGGTGTGGAAGCCGAGGAGGTGGGCGAGGAAATCGCCGACCTGGTGGGCGCTGACGATGCTGGCAAGGTGCCCTTCGACCGCCGCGAGCGGATCATGATCAGCGGTGTGCTGGGGCTTGCGGATCGCCCGATCCGCACCCTGATGACCAACCGCAGCGAGGTGGAGCGCATCGACCTGGATGAACCTCGCGAGGTCATCTGCGACGCCCTGCTGCGCTCACCCCACTCGCGGCTGCTGGTGATCCGTGGCGGAGACGTGGACGAGCCCCTGGGCTATGTGCACAAGAAGGAGCTGCTGCGCGACCTGCTGCAGGGCCAGTCCCCGGATTTCGAACAGCTGCTGCGGGTTCCGCCCAACCTGCCGGAAAGCGCTTCGGTGCTGGGCGCGCTGGAGGAAATGCGCAAGGCCTCCACCCACGTGGCCTTCGTGGTCAACGAGTTCGGCGGCTTCGAGGGGCTGCTGACCATGACCGACATACTCGAATCCATCGCCGGCGAACTGCCCGATGCCAGCGAGGTGGACGGGCTGGATATCGAGCCGTGCGACGGCGGCTGGAAGGTCAGCGGTGCCGTGAACCTGAGTCTTCTGGGCGAACGCCTGGGCTTTGCCGCCAGGCCAGGCGAGGACTACCAGACCCTCGCCGGCCTGGCGATGAGCCTGCTGGACCGCTTGCCGGTGAGGGGCGATGCCCTGGAAGTGGAAGGCTGGCAGCTGGAAGTGATCGAGGTGAAGGAAAGGCGGGTGAACCGGTTGTTCCTGAGACCGATCGCCCAGATGGGCTGA
- the mscL gene encoding large-conductance mechanosensitive channel protein MscL: protein MSLLSEFKAFAVKGNVVDMAVGIIIGAAFGKIVSSFVGDVIMPPIGLLIGGVDFSDLAITLKAAEGDIPAVVLAYGKFIQTVLDFVIVAFAIFMGIKAINKLKREEAAAPETPPAPTKDQELLTEIRDLLKSQRDKQS from the coding sequence ATGAGCCTGCTCAGTGAATTCAAAGCCTTCGCCGTCAAGGGCAACGTGGTCGACATGGCCGTGGGCATCATCATTGGCGCCGCCTTCGGCAAGATCGTCTCGTCCTTCGTGGGCGACGTGATCATGCCGCCCATTGGCCTGCTGATCGGCGGGGTGGACTTCTCCGACCTCGCCATCACCCTCAAGGCCGCCGAGGGCGACATTCCGGCCGTGGTGCTGGCCTATGGCAAGTTCATCCAGACCGTGCTCGATTTCGTGATCGTCGCCTTCGCGATCTTCATGGGGATCAAGGCGATCAACAAGCTCAAGCGTGAAGAAGCCGCCGCCCCGGAAACACCGCCGGCGCCCACCAAGGACCAGGAACTGCTGACCGAGATCCGCGACCTGTTGAAGTCGCAGCGGGACAAGCAGTCCTGA